In Alicyclobacillus macrosporangiidus CPP55, a single window of DNA contains:
- the rarD gene encoding EamA family transporter RarD has protein sequence MNKKGIVYAVLAYGGWGLLPVYWKQFADLPATEVLAHRVLWSALFVWGLLYVTGRLRDGLRVAQNPRYLAWMTIGAMLITINWLTYIYAVNSGHMVEASLGYYINPLVNVLLGIVFLRERLNAWQWGALAVATAGVAVSVWAYGRFPWIAIGLAISFGLYGLTKKKVSVEAMETLTWETTLVLPLSLLYLAVTHVRGTDGAWYLPLPHLILLLFSGVATALPLLWFGMAAKALNMTTLGFVQYLSPTITLLLGVFVYHETFTETDLLAFALIWTALVLYSVSSLRHVFRRQMGTAPQTAGMK, from the coding sequence GTGAACAAAAAGGGCATCGTCTACGCGGTGCTGGCCTATGGTGGCTGGGGGCTGCTCCCTGTGTACTGGAAGCAGTTCGCGGACCTGCCAGCGACGGAGGTGCTCGCACACCGGGTGCTGTGGTCGGCCCTGTTCGTGTGGGGGCTTCTGTACGTGACCGGCCGGCTGCGGGACGGCCTACGGGTCGCCCAAAACCCGCGGTATCTGGCCTGGATGACCATCGGGGCGATGCTCATCACCATCAACTGGTTGACCTACATCTACGCGGTCAACTCGGGCCACATGGTGGAGGCGAGCCTCGGGTATTACATCAATCCGCTGGTGAACGTATTGCTCGGGATCGTGTTCTTGCGGGAGCGGCTGAACGCTTGGCAGTGGGGGGCGCTCGCCGTCGCGACGGCCGGGGTGGCCGTGTCGGTGTGGGCGTACGGCCGGTTCCCATGGATCGCCATCGGCCTGGCGATCTCCTTTGGCCTGTACGGGCTGACCAAAAAGAAGGTATCCGTGGAGGCAATGGAGACCTTGACGTGGGAGACCACCCTGGTTCTTCCGTTGTCCCTTCTGTACTTGGCCGTGACGCATGTGCGGGGTACGGACGGCGCGTGGTACCTGCCTCTCCCGCACCTGATCTTGTTGCTGTTCTCCGGGGTCGCTACGGCGCTGCCGTTGTTGTGGTTCGGCATGGCGGCCAAAGCGCTGAACATGACCACGCTGGGATTTGTCCAATACCTGTCGCCCACCATCACACTGTTGCTCGGGGTGTTCGTCTATCACGAGACGTTCACGGAGACGGACCTGTTGGCGTTCGCGCTCATCTGGACGGCCTTGGTGCTGTACAGCGTCTCTTCGTTGCGTCACGTCTTTAGGCGGCAGATGGGGACCGCCCCTCAAACCGCTGGGATGAAGTGA
- a CDS encoding glycoside hydrolase family 130 protein has translation MQAIRFPENPLLTPKDVPPSRPDLKVIGAFNAGVARYGDEVILLLRVAEQAAATSETVGVPVYDPASGQTKVQKFDRSDTAYDFSDPRAVRRADTLETVWLTSMSHLRVARSRDGRHFTVDEKPLIQPETPYEAFGVEDPRVAKIGDAYYITYTAVSGYGVAVGLAVTRDFQKVERMGLIFPPENKDVVLFPEAVEGRYFALHRPAPRGMGALDIWIADSPDLRHWGNHRYLFGRRPGMWDGQRIGGGAVPIRTEKGWLVLYHGVDADNRYAMGAALLDLDDPGRVIARSKEPILAPETAYEMNGFFGGVVFSCGALLEGDRIRMYYGVADEAIAAAEFSLSDVLESLGDPAGAAGPA, from the coding sequence GTGCAGGCCATTCGCTTTCCCGAGAATCCTCTGCTCACTCCAAAGGATGTACCGCCATCTCGGCCGGACCTGAAGGTCATCGGGGCATTCAATGCCGGCGTGGCGCGTTACGGGGACGAGGTGATCCTCCTGCTTCGCGTCGCAGAACAGGCAGCGGCCACGTCCGAAACCGTGGGCGTACCCGTGTACGATCCCGCCTCTGGACAGACGAAAGTACAGAAGTTTGACCGGTCGGACACGGCGTACGATTTCAGCGATCCTCGTGCGGTCCGGCGTGCCGACACCCTGGAGACGGTGTGGCTGACGTCGATGTCCCACCTGCGAGTGGCGCGAAGCCGGGACGGCCGCCACTTCACCGTGGATGAAAAGCCGCTCATACAGCCGGAGACCCCGTATGAGGCCTTCGGGGTGGAGGACCCGCGAGTGGCGAAGATCGGCGACGCCTATTACATCACGTATACCGCGGTGTCCGGTTACGGGGTGGCCGTGGGTCTGGCAGTGACCCGCGATTTCCAAAAGGTTGAACGCATGGGATTGATCTTCCCCCCGGAGAACAAGGATGTGGTGTTGTTCCCGGAGGCCGTCGAGGGACGTTACTTCGCCTTGCACCGGCCTGCGCCGAGGGGGATGGGCGCGCTCGACATCTGGATCGCCGACTCGCCGGATCTGCGGCATTGGGGGAATCACCGGTATCTGTTCGGCCGCCGGCCGGGGATGTGGGACGGCCAGCGCATCGGCGGGGGTGCGGTGCCCATCCGGACCGAAAAGGGATGGTTGGTGTTGTACCACGGCGTGGATGCGGACAACCGATATGCCATGGGAGCGGCGCTGCTGGATCTGGACGATCCCGGCCGCGTGATCGCCCGCTCCAAGGAACCCATCCTCGCACCCGAGACCGCCTACGAGATGAACGGCTTTTTCGGCGGCGTGGTGTTCTCATGCGGGGCACTGTTGGAGGGCGACCGGATCCGCATGTATTATGGCGTGGCCGATGAGGCCATCGCGGCTGCAGAATTTTCCCTGTCGGACGTCCTCGAGTCCCTGGGCGATCCGGCCGGCGCGGCGGGGCCCGCATAA
- a CDS encoding YjbE family putative metal transport protein (Members of this highly hydrophobic protein family,regularly are found preceded by the yybP-ykoY manganese riboswitch (see RF00080). A metal cation transport function is proposed.), whose product MDWILLVANVALVNIILSGDNALAISMAASRLPEAMRKRAITLGSTIAILLLILFTAAGTFIIRLPVLKTIAGVMLWWIAVRLVLEHIRPATEEAATVSAQPTQLWKAIGAIVVADLGMELDNAMAMLGAANGRLSVLLVGFLFTIPFLIFGSRFISKVFDRLPWIVYLAAAYITWIAGRMAADDPIFLRAPWHPYMHRVAPVAFVAVFVVTTLLLILSFRHRGVAPDARAATAAAADTQGTTRS is encoded by the coding sequence TTGGATTGGATTTTGCTCGTCGCCAACGTCGCGCTGGTCAACATCATCCTGTCCGGAGACAATGCGCTCGCCATCTCCATGGCAGCGAGCCGGTTACCGGAAGCCATGCGGAAGCGGGCGATCACGCTGGGCAGCACCATCGCCATCCTGCTCTTGATCCTCTTCACCGCAGCCGGCACGTTCATTATCCGGCTTCCGGTGCTCAAGACCATCGCCGGGGTGATGCTGTGGTGGATCGCCGTCCGGCTGGTCCTGGAGCACATACGTCCTGCCACCGAAGAGGCCGCGACCGTATCCGCCCAGCCCACCCAACTCTGGAAAGCCATCGGCGCGATTGTCGTCGCGGACCTCGGCATGGAGTTGGACAACGCGATGGCCATGCTCGGCGCGGCCAACGGCCGGTTGAGCGTCCTGTTGGTCGGGTTTCTCTTCACTATCCCGTTTCTCATCTTCGGAAGCCGGTTCATCTCCAAGGTGTTCGATCGACTCCCGTGGATTGTGTACCTGGCGGCGGCTTATATCACCTGGATCGCCGGCCGCATGGCCGCGGACGACCCAATCTTTCTCCGCGCCCCCTGGCATCCGTACATGCACAGGGTGGCGCCGGTGGCGTTCGTCGCCGTCTTTGTGGTCACCACCCTCCTGCTCATCCTGTCGTTCCGGCATCGCGGCGTTGCGCCGGACGCCCGAGCCGCGACCGCAGCCGCGGCCGACACGCAAGGGACCACCCGTTCGTAA